The Cetobacterium somerae sequence TTAACAATGAAAGAGGTCAAAAAACAAGGATTAAATGTTATAAAAGTTGTAACCCAAGAGGATGTATCTAATGCTCCAAGAGAAAATAGTGATGATAGAAGAGGACTAGTTGGTTGTGTTCCAACATATAAAATTGCTGCAGCTGCAGCTAGAACAGGAAAAACTTTAGAAGAAGTTGCAGAAATAGCTCAAAGATTTGCAGATAATATGGCGACAATTGCAGTTGCAGCCAGAGAAGCAACTCATCCACAAACAGGTGCACCATTTGCTGACCTTGGAGATATAGATATGGAGATTGGAATGGGACAACATGGAGAGGGAGGAGGAGGTCGTCAACCCATGAAATCAGCAGATGAAACTGTTGAAATTATGATGGGAGCACTTCTTAAAGATTTGAATATAAAAACAGGGGAAAAACTTATGGTTATCATAAATGGATCTGGAGGAACTACTTTAATGGAGCAACTTATACTTTTCCGTGGATGTGTTAAATATTTAGAAAAGTTAGGAATTGAAGTTGTTGCCAATATGGTAGGAGAAATTTTAACAGTTCAAGAACAAGCAGGATTCCAGCTGTTTATAGCTAGAATGGATGATGAGTTATTAGATTACTGGAATGTTTCTGCAAAAACACCATATTTTTCTAAATAATTAGGGGGGTGAACGAAGATGGCTGATTTAGATGGAAATAAAGTAGCAAAAGATTATGGAATAGATAAACCATTTCACAATCAATCTTTTTATATAAAAGGTATGGACAATATCGATTGGGGAATGAAAGATCGTCTATCAAAAATATTTAATCCAAAAACAGGGAAAACGGTTATGTTAGCTTTTGATCACGGATATATAATGGGGTCTACTTCTGGACTTGAAAGATTGGATTTGGTTTTACCAGACCTCTTAGAAGAGGTTGATTGTATAATGGGAACTAGGGGAGCCATAAGAACATGTGTTCCACCAATTTATAATAAAGGTGTTGCACTTAGATGTTCTGCTGGATCTAGTGTTTTAGATGATGATATGTCTTTTGAAGTTATAGGTGTAGATATAGATGATGCCATTAGAATGAATGCAAGTTGTATGGCTATTCAAACCTTTATTGGAGCACCTGGACAAAAGGATTCTATTGAGAATTTAGTGAAAACAATAGATGCAGGAAATAGATTTGGAATTCCAACATTAGGAGTAGTTGCAGTGGGAAAAGATATGGAGAGAACAACAAAGTTTTTTCTATTAGCTACTAGAATGTTAGCTGAGTTTGGGTGTCAAATTATAAAAACTTATTATTGTGAAGATTTTGAAAAAGTGGTAGCAGCATGTCCAGTACCTCTTGTTGTAGCAGGTGGAAAAAAACTTCCTGAAAAAGAAGCTCTAACATTAGTTTATAATGCTATAAGTAAGGGTGCTGCTGGTGTAGATATGGGAAGGAATATATTTCAAGCAGAAAATCCTAAAGCTATGGCAAGATGTGTAGGAAAAATTGTTCATGAAAACTATAATGATGATGAAGCTTATAATCTTTATTTAGAATTAAAAGATAAAATTTAATATGAAATAGGAGGGATAAAATGTTTAAAAAATTTATTCATATAGGAGCACCCACTGATAAAAAAATGCCAAATGAAGAGTATTGTGAAGATATGAAAGTATGGATTTCAGACCCAGAAAAGGATGAATTTAAGTTTGAATATTTAAGGTTTGAAAAAGACTCTTGGATGGCTAAAGAGATTCAAACTCAAACACATATTGCAGTTGAAGTAGAAAGTATTGACGAAGTTCTACCAATATGTGATAAGGTTTTATTAGAACCAACTGTAATAAATGAAAACTGCAAAATAGCTTTTGTTTTAAGAGATGGAGTTGTATTAGAGTTGATGGAGATAAAATAAAAAGAATTTTAAACTTTTTTTTAAAAAATGTCGTCAAAATAATATAAACAGAATAAAAGTGCAAAAAGTAATGTAATCCCCCCGTAGTAAGGAGCCTCTATTCCCCCCAGAGGCTCTTTTACTTTTTTATAAATTTTTATTTTTCAAAAGTCATATCTAAATGAGGGATACCATCTTCATCATAAACTTCGGAAATCGGTTTAAATCCGATTTCACTATAGAAGTTTTTTAAATACTCTTGAGCACCAATAGTAATTTTTGTAGTATTGAAATTATTTAAAATATACTCAACACCTTTTGTAACAATAATTTTAGCATATCCTTTACCTCTAGCATCTGGAGAAACTAAAACTCTTCCTAGAGAAGCATCTTCATATGAAACTCCAGGTTGTAAAGTTCTTAAGTAAGCCTTTATTTTTCCATTCTCTTTTATCATTATATGACTTGATGTTAAATCTTTTCCATCAATATCATTATATATACACTTTTGTTCTACAACAAAAACTTCAGATCTTAACTTTAAAATTTCATAAAGTTCCTCTAGTGTTAATTCATTGAATTTTTTACATATTACCATAATTAATACCTCCTAATAATCCCTTTTTTCATATTTTCCCACTCTTTTTCAATATTAATTCTCATTTTATAAAGAACTTTAAGTGTAATTTCAATTTCATCTTGAGTAATATTTTCAGTTATAACCTCAGTAGAATATTCCTCTTCTCTTTGGAGAAAAGGATAAAGTTTTGCTCCTTTTTCAGTACAATAAAGTTTTAACTCTTTTTTGTTATGCTCATCTTTTTCTTTTTTTACTAATCCATGTTCAACTAGTTTTTTAATAGATTTAGCTGCAGTAGATCTATCAACCTTTAAGAGTGATGCAACTTTATCCTGAATTATTCCAGGATTTTCATAAATTCTTACAAGATATAGATATTGACCTTTTGAAAGATTAATCTCTTTAAATTCAATATCACTAATAGTTGCACAACATCGACTAATCATTCCTATTTCTCTTAGGATTTCTTTCATATAACTCACCTTTAAAAATATATTTAGATAAGTATATAATAAAAATGTGGAAAATTCAACAAAAAATAAAAAAATCATGTACTTTTTTGAAGGATTCGTGTATAAAAAAATAAATATTAATATTTTTATAGTAGCATATAATGTAAAAAATTAATTTGATTATTAAAAAAGGAGATAGAGTATGAAAAAGATAAATAGAATTTTATTAATATTTTTTATTTTAACAGGGTGTGCTGCAACATCATATGAGGGACAACAAACAAAAGGAAATGGATTAGATATGAATTTAGTGGCTAATACAATATTAGCTACGGCATTATATAATGGATCAAACAATAACTCTTTTAACCATGATTTTGAACGTAATTTTAATAATAATTTTGGAAGTTCAAGTAGTAGCAGTTTTGGACATATGGGCAGTGGGTTTAGTAATGAAATATATGGAAAAAATAAAACAATTACAGAAACTCATAAAACAGGAACGTCAACATCAAATACTGTTGGAACTAGTAAAACTGAGACATATACACAACCATATGGTTCTAATGGAACTATGACAACTACAACAAGAAACTCAAATACAACTACTCACTCAAACTCAGTTGAAAGAACAACGACAAAAAGTAAATCTGTAGGATCAAATGTTAGATATAATCCCTTTGGATTTTAAAAAAATAAAAAAATATTGACATTTAAAAAAAATTAATATAGAATCTATAAAAATTAGAAAAAGGAGGACGCACTCATGAACAAATTCAAAAACCTATTTACTATAATTATAATAATATGCTTTTGGGTTTGGATTTGACGAGTTGTTTCTCTGAAAATATTCAAGCCTTATTTTGTTTAAAAAATAAAGGCTTGAGCAATAGTTAGAAGTTTTAAGAGCTTAAGTCTACGGATTTAAGCTCTTTTTTTATATATTTTTTACTTGGAGGAGGTTAGTAATGAGAAGCGATGCTGTAACAAAGGGGTTAACAAGAGCACCACATAGGTCACTGTTTTATTCAATGGGGTTAACTGATAAGGAGATAACTCTTCCTAAAATAGGAGTTGTCAATTCATATAATGAGTTAGTTCCAGGACATATTCATTTAAAAGAGCTTGTAGAAGAGGTGAAGGCTGGAATCTATATGTCTGGAGGAGTTCCTATGGAATTTAATACTATAGCTATTTGTGATGGGATAGCTATGGGACATGAGGGAATGAATAACTCTCTTCCAACAAGGGAGATTATAGCTGACTCTATTGAAGCAACAGCTTATGCCATGCCTTTTGATGCATTAGTTTTTATGCCTAGTTGTGATAAGGTTGTTCCAGGGATGCTAATGGCAGCTATGAGATTAAATCTTCCATCTATTTTTGTAAGTGGAGGTCCAATGCTAGCTGGGAAATTTCAAGGGAAAAAAATAGGGATATCAGATCTTTTTGAGTATGTTGGAAAAGTTCAGAATAAAGAGATGACACTAGAAGAACTAAACGAAGCTGAGCATGAAGTTTGTAAAACATGTGGATCATGTTCTGGAATGTATACTGCAAATACAATGAACTGTTTAACTGAAGCTTTAGGAATAGCACTTCCTGGAAATGGAACAATACCTAGTGTTTATTCAGAGAGAAAGAGACTAGCAAAAGAAACAGGAATACAAATAATGGAGCTATTAAAAAGAGATATAAAAGCAAGGGATATTTTAAATAGAGATAGTCTATACAACTCTGTTGTAGTAGATATGGCTTTAGGAGGATCAACAAATACTACGTTACATATTCCAGCAATAGCTTATGAAGGAGGAATAAGTTTAGATTTAAATGTTTTTGATGAAATATCTAAAAAGACAAAACAGATTGTAAAACTATCTCCTGCTAGTTCAATTTTTATAGAGGATTTTAATCAGGCGGGTGGAGTAAGTGCTGTATTAAATGTTTTAAAAAAATATAATCTTTTAAAATCAAATAACACAGTTTCATTAAGAGATATTTTAGAAATTGCAGAAAATGGAAGAGTTTTAGATAAAGATGTAATTAGAGATTTTTCGAATTCATATTTTACTAGTGGAGGTATATCTATATTAAAAGGAAATTTAGCACCAAAAGGAGCTGTTGTAAAATCAGGTGCAGTACATCCGAGTATGTTAGTTCATAAGGGGACTGCTAAAGTATTTAATTGTGAAGAAAGTGCTACAGAGGCTATCTTAGATGGGAATATTGAAAAGGGAGATATAATTGTCATTAAATATGAAGGACCTAAAGGAGGACCAGGAATGAGAGAGATGTTATCTCCAACAGGAGCTCTTTCTGGAATGGGACTAGATATGTATTGTGCTTTAATAACAGATGGAAGATTTTCAGGTGGTTCTAGAGGAGCAGCTATAGGTCATATATCACCAGAAGCTTTAGATGGTGGACTTATAGCTTATGTGAAGGATGGAGATTATATTGAAATAGATATACCAAATAAAAAACTAGAGCTATTAGTTTCTAATGAAGAGATAGAGGAAAGGAAAAAAAATATGTCTATTTTAGAAAAAAATATAAAAAATAGAATGCTACAAAAATATATGAAGTTAGTTTCAGATGCATCAGAGGGAGCAGTTATGAAATAGGAGGAAAGTATGAAAAAAATAACAGGAGCTAAAATAGTTTTAGAAACATTAAAGTATTTAGGAGTTAAAGATATTTTTGGATATCCGGGTGGAGCTGTAATTCCTATTTATGATGCACTATACGATTTTAAAGAGATAAATCACTATATGACAAGACATGAACAAGGGGCAGTCCATAGTGCAGATGGTTATGCAAGAACTAAAAAGGTTCCTGGAGTTTGTTTAGCAACATCAGGTCCTGGAGCAACAAATTTGGTCACAGGAATAATGACTGCTCATATGGATTCTATCCCATTACTTGTTATAACAGGACAAGTGAGTACGTCATTTTTAGGAAAGGATTCTTTTCAAGAGAGCGATATTATTGGAATAACATCTCCAATTACTAAAAATAACTATTTAGTGAGAGATATATGTGATCTTCCAGAGATATTGAAAGAAGCTTATACACTATCAAAACATGGAAGACCAGGACCAGTTTTAGTAGATATTCCTAAAAATATTCAAGAACAAGTAATTGATTACTCTTTATTTGAGATACTTTTAAAAAAGGATATTCAAGAGATGAAAAAATTTAAACCAACTTATACAGATAAAGAGATTGAGGAGTTTGAAAATTATTTTAATAGTTCAAAAAATCCAGTATTAGTAATAGGAGGAGGAATTCTAAATGCTCGGTGTGTAGAAGAGGTAAGAGAGTTTATAAATAAAACTAAGATTCCTGTTGTTTCAACACTCATGGGTTTAGGAATATTTAATAAAGATGATAAAGGGTACTTAGGAATGATAGGTATGCATGGATTAATAGAAGCTAATAGAGCTGTTGATAAATGTGATCTATTGATATGTGTTGGAATGAGATTTGATGATAGAATAGTAGGGGATAAAAAAAGATTTTCACCAAACTCTAAAAAGATACATATAGAGTTAGATAGAGCAGAAATAAACAAAAATATAGTTGTAGATCTTCCAATTATAGGAGATGCTAAAGAGATTTTTAATAGACTTTTAAAATTGGATTTAAAAGTTCATTATGAGAGTTGGAGAGAGAGTTTGGAAAGAGTTGATGTATTTAAAGAAAAAGAGCTAAACCAAATAACTACATTGAAAATGTTAAATGAAATTTTAGATGAAAATTACATTGTAGTAACTGATGTTGGCCAACATCAGATGTTTACAGCACAGCATTTAGATATAAAAAAACCATTTCAATTTTGCACATCTGGTGGAGCAGGAACAATGGGGTATGGATTACCTGCAGCAATTGGAGCTCAAATAGCTAATAGGGACAAAAAAGTATTAGCTATATTAGGTGATGGAGGGTTTCAAATGAATCAGCAGGAGTTGATTTTATTAGTTCAATATAATCTACCTGTAAAAATACTTATTTTTAATAATGGAGCTTTAGGAATGGTAAAGCAGTGGCAAGAGTTATTTAATGAAAAAAGGTACTCTAGTGTAATTTTAGATGTTAATCCAGATTTTGTAAAATTAGGAAATGCTCATTTTATAGAGGGTGAAAAAATAGATAATGTAGCTAATCTTAAAAGATTAAAGGAGATATTAGAAAATGATAAACCTTATTTAGTTGATATTCAAATGTCTTATAAACATAATGTATATCCAATAATACCAGCTGGAAAATCTTATGAACATACAATTGGAGGTGAATAATTTATGAATGCCAAAAGAATTTTATTGGTTATGAAAAATAAACCTGGAGTTTTAAATAAAATATCTGGCTTATTTCAAAAAAGAGGTATTAATATAGAAAATATAACAGCAGGAGAGGGATATCCAGAGGATACTGTAAGAATGACAATAACTGGATTTTGGGATGAATATACACTAAATCAAGTTATTGTACAGGCTGAAAAGTTATTTGATGTTGAGTTTATTAAAGCTTTTTCAAGGGAGAGTGTTTTTAGAGAATTAGTTTTAATAAAAATAAAAGTTAATTCTAAAAATAGACAAGAATTACTTCAAATATTAGACATATATAGAGGGTCAGTTGTAGATGTAGCACTTGAAAGTTTAATTGTTGAGATAACAGGAGATATTGGAAAAATAGATGGCTTTTTAAAGCTTATTAAAAATTTTAATGTTTTAGAGATAGCAAGAACAGGTGTATCAGCAATGAGTAGAGGATTAGAGGTTTAAAATAAAAATAGAGACGAGGAGGAGTTGTTATGAGTTTATCAGGAAAAAAGGTTGTTGTATTTGGGTATGGGTCACAAGGGCATGCACATGCTTTAAATTTAAAAGATTGTGGTTATGATGTAAGTGTAGCATTAAGAGAGGATAGTCAAAGTTGGGATAGAGTTAAAGAGGATGGATTTGAAGTTTTAAATTTGAAGGATGGGGCAAGAGTTGCAGATGTAGCTATGCTTTTAGTACCTGATGAAAATCAACCAGAATTATATAAAAATTACTTAAAGAATGAGCTGAAAAATGGAGCATTTTTAGGATTTGCTCATGGTTTTAACATTCATTATTCACAAATTACTCCAAGAAAGGATTTAAATGTATTTATGGTTGCACCAAAGTCTCCAGGTCATAAAGTGAGAGAAAAGTTTTTAGAAAAAGAGGGAGTACCTGCCTTAATATCTGTGTATCAAGATCCATCTAAAGAAACACTTCAA is a genomic window containing:
- the ilvD gene encoding dihydroxy-acid dehydratase, which translates into the protein MRSDAVTKGLTRAPHRSLFYSMGLTDKEITLPKIGVVNSYNELVPGHIHLKELVEEVKAGIYMSGGVPMEFNTIAICDGIAMGHEGMNNSLPTREIIADSIEATAYAMPFDALVFMPSCDKVVPGMLMAAMRLNLPSIFVSGGPMLAGKFQGKKIGISDLFEYVGKVQNKEMTLEELNEAEHEVCKTCGSCSGMYTANTMNCLTEALGIALPGNGTIPSVYSERKRLAKETGIQIMELLKRDIKARDILNRDSLYNSVVVDMALGGSTNTTLHIPAIAYEGGISLDLNVFDEISKKTKQIVKLSPASSIFIEDFNQAGGVSAVLNVLKKYNLLKSNNTVSLRDILEIAENGRVLDKDVIRDFSNSYFTSGGISILKGNLAPKGAVVKSGAVHPSMLVHKGTAKVFNCEESATEAILDGNIEKGDIIVIKYEGPKGGPGMREMLSPTGALSGMGLDMYCALITDGRFSGGSRGAAIGHISPEALDGGLIAYVKDGDYIEIDIPNKKLELLVSNEEIEERKKNMSILEKNIKNRMLQKYMKLVSDASEGAVMK
- the ilvB gene encoding biosynthetic-type acetolactate synthase large subunit, with the protein product MKKITGAKIVLETLKYLGVKDIFGYPGGAVIPIYDALYDFKEINHYMTRHEQGAVHSADGYARTKKVPGVCLATSGPGATNLVTGIMTAHMDSIPLLVITGQVSTSFLGKDSFQESDIIGITSPITKNNYLVRDICDLPEILKEAYTLSKHGRPGPVLVDIPKNIQEQVIDYSLFEILLKKDIQEMKKFKPTYTDKEIEEFENYFNSSKNPVLVIGGGILNARCVEEVREFINKTKIPVVSTLMGLGIFNKDDKGYLGMIGMHGLIEANRAVDKCDLLICVGMRFDDRIVGDKKRFSPNSKKIHIELDRAEINKNIVVDLPIIGDAKEIFNRLLKLDLKVHYESWRESLERVDVFKEKELNQITTLKMLNEILDENYIVVTDVGQHQMFTAQHLDIKKPFQFCTSGGAGTMGYGLPAAIGAQIANRDKKVLAILGDGGFQMNQQELILLVQYNLPVKILIFNNGALGMVKQWQELFNEKRYSSVILDVNPDFVKLGNAHFIEGEKIDNVANLKRLKEILENDKPYLVDIQMSYKHNVYPIIPAGKSYEHTIGGE
- the lsrF gene encoding 3-hydroxy-5-phosphonooxypentane-2,4-dione thiolase gives rise to the protein MADLDGNKVAKDYGIDKPFHNQSFYIKGMDNIDWGMKDRLSKIFNPKTGKTVMLAFDHGYIMGSTSGLERLDLVLPDLLEEVDCIMGTRGAIRTCVPPIYNKGVALRCSAGSSVLDDDMSFEVIGVDIDDAIRMNASCMAIQTFIGAPGQKDSIENLVKTIDAGNRFGIPTLGVVAVGKDMERTTKFFLLATRMLAEFGCQIIKTYYCEDFEKVVAACPVPLVVAGGKKLPEKEALTLVYNAISKGAAGVDMGRNIFQAENPKAMARCVGKIVHENYNDDEAYNLYLELKDKI
- a CDS encoding dihydroxyacetone kinase subunit DhaK, translating into MKMKKFINDPSKLTSELLEGLALANKDILELKPNNLVVSKSLKDANRVTVVTLGGAGHEPALSGFVGDGMIDISVVGDIFAAPGPHACIEAIKMAEKGHGVLFVVLNHAGDMLTANLTMKEVKKQGLNVIKVVTQEDVSNAPRENSDDRRGLVGCVPTYKIAAAAARTGKTLEEVAEIAQRFADNMATIAVAAREATHPQTGAPFADLGDIDMEIGMGQHGEGGGGRQPMKSADETVEIMMGALLKDLNIKTGEKLMVIINGSGGTTLMEQLILFRGCVKYLEKLGIEVVANMVGEILTVQEQAGFQLFIARMDDELLDYWNVSAKTPYFSK
- a CDS encoding MarR family winged helix-turn-helix transcriptional regulator → MKEILREIGMISRCCATISDIEFKEINLSKGQYLYLVRIYENPGIIQDKVASLLKVDRSTAAKSIKKLVEHGLVKKEKDEHNKKELKLYCTEKGAKLYPFLQREEEYSTEVITENITQDEIEITLKVLYKMRINIEKEWENMKKGIIRRY
- a CDS encoding GNAT family N-acetyltransferase, giving the protein MVICKKFNELTLEELYEILKLRSEVFVVEQKCIYNDIDGKDLTSSHIMIKENGKIKAYLRTLQPGVSYEDASLGRVLVSPDARGKGYAKIIVTKGVEYILNNFNTTKITIGAQEYLKNFYSEIGFKPISEVYDEDGIPHLDMTFEK
- the ilvN gene encoding acetolactate synthase small subunit; the encoded protein is MNAKRILLVMKNKPGVLNKISGLFQKRGINIENITAGEGYPEDTVRMTITGFWDEYTLNQVIVQAEKLFDVEFIKAFSRESVFRELVLIKIKVNSKNRQELLQILDIYRGSVVDVALESLIVEITGDIGKIDGFLKLIKNFNVLEIARTGVSAMSRGLEV